In Lemur catta isolate mLemCat1 chromosome 1, mLemCat1.pri, whole genome shotgun sequence, one DNA window encodes the following:
- the LOC123644623 gene encoding proline-rich protein 23B-like, with protein MGSRPHSPSACPAPLWGPQPGGPRPAKRRRLEEPAGLQPGAVPSLEDSAGPPGADALTSVVVLAAGCALRVALDDVDLVLEPAPTSVLQVSLEGHTLILVPEVLLEGSGGQGDSSGGLEPGVFLVPEIVAQKEAFKEGVDPEFPAPWMAPPAGSAAELQPSASRVSSPDPQGPVPEPSPLAPSLSPGRRCPRPIFDLEFHLLEPFPSSPLQPLPPSPSPGPPARPARSPRPGCKARRCLFPE; from the coding sequence ATGGGCAGCCGGCCCCACAGCCCCAGCGCCTGCCCCGCGCCCTTGTGGGGACCGCAGCCCGGAGGACCCCGCCCTGCCAAGCGCCGCCGACTGGAGGAGCCAGCGGGCCTCCAGCCCGGCGCGGTCCCCAGCCTGGAAGACTCGGCGGGGCCCCCGGGCGCGGACGCGCTCACCTCCGTCGTGGTCCTGGCCGCGGGCTGTGCCTTGCGAGTGGCCCTGGACGACGTCGACCTGGTGCTGGAGCCCGCGCCAACCTCGGTCCTGCAAGTATCCCTCGAAGGGCACACGCTCATCCTGGTCCCTGAGGTCCTCCTCGAAGGCTCGGGAGGGCAGGGCGACTCGTCTGGTGGCCTGGAACCGGGCGTTTTTCTGGTCCCAGAGATCGTTGCCCAAAAAGAGGCCTTCAAGGAGGGCGTGGACCCCGAATTCCCGGCACCCTGGATGGCCCCTCCCGCCGGCTCAGCCGCTGAGCTCCAGCCCTCCGCCAGCAGGGTGTCCAGCCCCGACCCTCAGGGCCCGGTCCCTGAGCCCAGTCCTCTGGCTCCCAGCCTTAGTCCAGGGAGACGCTGCCCACGCCCGATCTTCGACCTGGAATTCCACCTGCTGGAGCCCTTCCCCAGTTCACCACTCCAACCTCTACCTCCCTCCCCAAGTCCAGGTCCCCCTGCGCGCCCGGCGCGCTCTCCTCGCCCTGGGTGCAAGGCCCGGAGATGCTTGTTTCCGGAATGA